In the genome of Oncorhynchus clarkii lewisi isolate Uvic-CL-2024 chromosome 22, UVic_Ocla_1.0, whole genome shotgun sequence, one region contains:
- the LOC139380354 gene encoding trace amine-associated receptor 13c-like produces MEKHEDVQYCFQDGNSSCRKALLSTSIYITLYIFFSLISAVTVFLNILVIISISHFKQLHTTTNLLILSLAVSDLLVGLIVIPVTTVALMESCWGFGKYFCVFQIYITFLCSSLSLGNLVLISIDRYVALCDPLLYHSKITITRIMCCIFITWCCCIIYRAAIVKNFVNVQVPSRCLKECFIVEGITWGNIIDLLFTMVVPCSIIITLYMKIFVVARSQARKVFSKEAARVSGVKTAQANKSERKAAKTLSIVVFNYFICWIPFLFSFFLYFLIDSLFSVMIIGFLPLFNSFINPIIYAFFYPWFKVTAKRILTLNF; encoded by the coding sequence ATGGAGAAACATGAAGATGTTCAGTATTGTTTTCAAGACGGAAACTCTTCTTGCAGAAAGGCTTTGCTATCGACATCTATCTATATAACACTGTACATCTTCTTCTCATTGATTTCAGCAGTTACAGTATTTTTGAACATACTGGTGatcatctccatctctcacttcAAGCAGCTCCACACTACAACCAACctgctcatcctctctctggctgtgtcagATCTCCTGGTGGGACTGATTGTGATACCAGTAACGACTGTAGCATTAATGGAATCATGCTGGGGTTTTGGgaaatatttctgtgtgtttcagaTCTACATTACTTTCTTATGTAGTTCTTTATCTCTGGGCAATTTGGTCTTGATATCTATTGACCGCTATGTTGCTTTGTGTGATCCCTTATTGTACCActctaaaataacaataacaagaatTATGTGTTGTATATTCATTACCTGGTGTTGTTGTATCATATACCGTGCTGCTATTGTAAAAAACTTTGTCAATGTACAGGTACCCAGTAGGTGTTTGAAAGAATGTTTTATTGTTGAAGGAATAACCTGGGGAAATATAATTGACCTTCTATTTACAATGGTTGTCCCGTGCTCTATTATTATAACACTTTATATGAAAATCTTTGTGGTGGCCAGATCACAGGCCAGAAAGGTATTTTCTAAAGAGGCTGCCAGGGTGTCTGGTGTTAAAACTGCACAGGCAAATAAGTCTGAGAGAAAAGCAGCAAAAACTCTCTCTATTGTTGTTTTCAACTATTTCATTTGTTGGATtccatttttattttctttctttttgtattttttaattgACAGTTTGTTTTCAGTTATGATCATCGGCTTTCTACCACTTTTTAACTCTTTTATCAATCCAATAATTTATGCTTTCTTTTATCCATGGTTCAAAGTGACAGCTAAACGTATTTTAACTCTGAACTtttaa